The following proteins come from a genomic window of Rhizobium sp. 007:
- a CDS encoding DUF2291 domain-containing protein, protein MLRMKGALLAAVVAAALPGCKIIKTPTAEEKAAAAAKTAFDPNAKVEAIWQPQVVPYFEKRAGELKEVLQLATSSPDQAGERYGNPRKQSSSPWTYAVKFTGKVIAADTASRAATLDVDADGDGKADAKVQIGPAVRGTALRDTLDFVNFNEFKNQIEWAQFGKAFNEKANTAFLSAIFRDGLAGKTVTVIGAFPLPNSGQLPLVTPCQLTVAS, encoded by the coding sequence ATGTTGAGAATGAAGGGCGCTCTGCTCGCTGCAGTCGTGGCGGCGGCCTTGCCCGGTTGCAAGATCATCAAGACACCGACCGCAGAGGAAAAGGCGGCGGCAGCGGCCAAGACCGCCTTCGACCCGAATGCAAAGGTCGAGGCAATCTGGCAGCCCCAGGTCGTACCCTATTTCGAGAAGCGCGCAGGCGAGCTGAAAGAAGTCTTGCAGCTGGCCACCTCCAGCCCAGACCAGGCGGGAGAGAGATATGGCAACCCGCGCAAGCAGAGCAGCTCGCCGTGGACCTATGCGGTGAAATTCACCGGCAAGGTCATTGCGGCCGACACGGCATCGCGTGCAGCAACGCTCGATGTCGACGCCGATGGCGACGGAAAAGCCGATGCAAAGGTCCAGATCGGGCCGGCTGTGCGCGGCACGGCGTTGCGCGACACGCTCGACTTCGTCAATTTCAACGAATTCAAGAACCAGATCGAGTGGGCGCAGTTTGGCAAGGCGTTCAACGAGAAGGCCAATACGGCCTTCCTGTCCGCTATCTTCCGCGACGGCCTAGCCGGCAAAACAGTGACCGTCATCGGGGCCTTCCCTCTGCCAAACAGCGGACAGCTTCCACTTGTTACGCCTTGCCAACTGACGGTGGCATCATGA
- a CDS encoding D-ribose ABC transporter substrate-binding protein: MRLTRKLTIAAFAGAMALATAIPAYSADLIAIITPAHDNPFFKAEAVGAEAKAKELGYEALVMTHDDDANKQSEMIDTAIGRGAKAIILDNAGADASVAAVKKAKDAGIPSFLIDREINATGVAVAQIVSNNYQGAQLGAQEFVKLMGEKGNYVELVGKESDTNAGIRSQGYHDVIDDYPDLKLVAKQSANWSQTEAYSKMETILQANPDIKGVISGNDTMAMGAIAALQAAGRKDVIVVGFDGSNDVRDSIKSGGIKATVLQPAYAQAQLAVEQADAYIKNKTTPKEEKQLMDCVLVNADNADKLETFALTN, from the coding sequence ATGAGACTAACACGTAAATTGACAATTGCGGCCTTCGCCGGCGCAATGGCGCTCGCAACGGCCATTCCGGCATATTCGGCCGACCTTATCGCCATCATCACGCCGGCCCATGACAATCCCTTCTTCAAGGCCGAAGCCGTCGGTGCCGAGGCCAAGGCGAAGGAACTTGGCTACGAAGCCCTCGTCATGACGCATGACGATGACGCCAACAAGCAGTCCGAAATGATCGACACCGCAATCGGAAGGGGCGCCAAGGCCATCATCCTCGATAATGCCGGTGCAGACGCCTCTGTCGCGGCCGTCAAGAAGGCCAAGGATGCGGGCATCCCCTCTTTCCTGATCGACCGCGAAATCAATGCGACGGGGGTCGCCGTTGCCCAGATCGTTTCCAACAACTACCAGGGTGCCCAGCTTGGCGCGCAGGAGTTCGTCAAGTTGATGGGTGAAAAGGGCAATTATGTCGAGCTAGTGGGCAAGGAGTCCGACACCAATGCCGGCATCCGCTCCCAGGGATACCATGACGTTATCGACGACTATCCGGACCTGAAACTGGTCGCCAAGCAGTCGGCGAACTGGAGCCAGACGGAAGCCTATTCGAAGATGGAGACAATCCTCCAGGCCAATCCCGACATCAAGGGCGTGATTTCGGGCAACGACACGATGGCCATGGGCGCGATCGCAGCCCTCCAGGCTGCCGGTCGCAAGGACGTGATCGTCGTCGGCTTTGACGGTTCCAACGATGTCCGCGACTCCATCAAATCCGGCGGCATCAAGGCGACCGTCCTGCAGCCGGCCTATGCCCAGGCGCAATTGGCCGTCGAACAGGCAGACGCCTACATCAAGAACAAGACGACACCCAAAGAAGAAAAGCAGCTCATGGACTGCGTTCTCGTTAACGCCGACAATGCTGACAAGCTCGAGACCTTCGCGCTCACTAACTAA
- a CDS encoding phosphogluconate dehydrogenase C-terminal domain-containing protein gives MTRIALFGAGGKMGYRLAKNLKGSRFDVRHVEVSDAGKVRLKNDLNLECMPVDAALDGAEVVILAVPDTAIGKVAAGIVDKLKPATMVVALDAAAPFAGHLPKRDDLTYFVTHPCHPPIFNDETEMQAKKDHFGGVFAKQHIVSALMQGPESAYALGEEIAKVIWAPVMRSHRVTVDQLAMLEPGLSETVCASLLVVMRQAMDECVARGVPEEAARDFLLGHMNVLGAVIFKEVDGVFSDACNKAIEFGIPALMREDWKKVFEPQEIAESIRRIT, from the coding sequence ATGACTAGAATTGCCCTATTCGGCGCAGGCGGAAAAATGGGATATCGGCTTGCCAAGAACCTCAAGGGTTCGCGTTTCGACGTGCGCCATGTCGAGGTTAGCGACGCCGGCAAAGTCCGACTGAAGAATGACCTCAACCTCGAATGCATGCCGGTCGATGCCGCCCTTGATGGCGCGGAAGTGGTCATCCTTGCCGTGCCGGACACGGCGATCGGAAAAGTCGCGGCAGGCATCGTCGACAAGCTCAAGCCCGCCACCATGGTCGTGGCCCTGGACGCTGCGGCTCCCTTTGCCGGTCATCTGCCAAAGCGCGACGATCTCACCTATTTTGTCACCCATCCCTGCCATCCGCCAATCTTCAATGACGAGACGGAGATGCAGGCGAAGAAGGACCATTTCGGGGGGGTGTTCGCCAAGCAGCACATTGTTTCGGCGCTGATGCAGGGACCAGAAAGCGCATACGCGCTCGGCGAGGAGATCGCCAAGGTCATCTGGGCGCCCGTCATGCGCTCGCACCGGGTTACGGTCGACCAACTTGCAATGCTCGAACCTGGCTTGTCGGAAACCGTCTGCGCATCGCTCCTCGTCGTCATGCGACAGGCCATGGACGAATGCGTCGCGCGCGGCGTGCCTGAGGAAGCGGCCCGCGACTTCCTGCTCGGCCATATGAACGTGCTCGGCGCGGTCATCTTCAAGGAAGTTGACGGCGTGTTTTCGGATGCCTGCAACAAGGCGATCGAGTTCGGCATCCCTGCGCTGATGCGCGAAGATTGGAAGAAGGTATTCGAACCACAGGAGATCGCCGAAAGCATCCGGCGTATCACCTGA
- a CDS encoding four-carbon acid sugar kinase family protein: MDKLLVSYYGDDFTGSTDVMEALASNGIATALFLDIPTPEILARFKGCQAIGIAGTSRSETPAWMQQHLTPAFEWLKSLGAEICHYKVCSTFDSSAEIGSIGKAIEIGRTTFAQSIVPVIVGAPQLKRYTAFGNLFAAYQGRIYRIDRHPVMRCHPVTPMDEADLAVHLAKQTRVPVAVADLVALTSANADARIDELASISDGIVLIDVESEATQVAAGKQLLRLTSKSSSFVAGSSGVEYALLSAWRRNGIIGESSIEFADVGPVDRLAVVSGSVSPTTERQIRNAVHDGFESIALDPLALVSEDSERSADEAVQAGTRKLKEGKSVIFYTALGPSADVGVHIDMVPGARHKLGSVLGSVLRRLIESEGLSRAVIAGGDTSSHALRQLKIDALTTLLPLPHTPGSPLCLAHGSYEPTNGLQIALKGGQVGSDGYFAQIRDGRKN; encoded by the coding sequence ATGGACAAGCTTCTCGTCAGCTACTACGGCGATGACTTTACCGGCTCCACCGATGTCATGGAGGCCTTGGCGTCGAACGGCATTGCGACTGCGCTCTTTCTCGACATCCCTACGCCCGAAATTCTCGCCCGCTTCAAGGGTTGCCAGGCGATCGGTATTGCGGGAACAAGCCGCAGCGAGACACCCGCATGGATGCAACAGCACCTGACGCCCGCTTTCGAATGGCTGAAGTCGCTGGGCGCCGAGATATGCCACTACAAGGTCTGCTCGACCTTCGATTCCAGTGCTGAGATCGGCAGCATCGGCAAGGCGATCGAAATCGGCCGGACGACGTTCGCTCAGTCCATCGTGCCTGTCATCGTTGGTGCGCCGCAATTGAAGCGTTATACCGCCTTCGGCAACCTCTTTGCCGCCTACCAGGGCCGTATCTATCGCATCGACCGGCACCCGGTGATGCGCTGCCATCCGGTAACTCCGATGGATGAGGCCGACCTTGCCGTCCACCTGGCAAAGCAGACCCGCGTTCCCGTTGCAGTCGCCGACCTTGTTGCGCTCACATCCGCAAACGCCGACGCGCGTATCGACGAACTCGCGTCGATTTCAGACGGGATTGTGCTCATCGATGTCGAATCCGAGGCGACGCAGGTGGCTGCAGGTAAACAGCTACTCCGTCTTACCAGCAAATCCTCGAGTTTCGTTGCCGGCTCGTCGGGGGTCGAATACGCGCTTCTCAGTGCCTGGCGGCGAAACGGCATTATCGGCGAAAGCAGCATCGAGTTTGCCGATGTCGGCCCGGTTGACCGCCTCGCCGTCGTCTCCGGCAGCGTATCTCCGACGACCGAGCGTCAAATCCGAAATGCGGTCCATGACGGCTTTGAAAGCATTGCACTCGACCCTCTTGCACTGGTGTCGGAGGATAGCGAACGCTCGGCGGATGAGGCGGTACAGGCCGGCACCCGAAAGCTGAAGGAGGGAAAGAGCGTCATTTTCTATACCGCCCTTGGCCCATCGGCGGACGTTGGCGTCCACATCGACATGGTCCCGGGCGCTCGTCACAAGCTCGGAAGCGTGCTCGGCTCGGTCTTGCGCCGTTTGATCGAGAGCGAAGGGCTTTCGCGGGCCGTCATTGCCGGTGGCGATACCTCCAGTCATGCACTCAGGCAGTTGAAGATCGACGCTCTGACGACGCTACTTCCGCTTCCCCACACACCGGGTTCTCCGCTTTGCCTCGCGCATGGCAGCTATGAGCCGACGAATGGCCTGCAGATCGCTCTTAAGGGTGGCCAGGTTGGATCCGACGGCTATTTCGCGCAGATCCGCGATGGAAGGAAGAACTGA